A single Mangrovimonas sp. YM274 DNA region contains:
- a CDS encoding tyrosine-type recombinase/integrase, with translation MSTLNEILTFEHESEHNFAHDLEHNLAHKTNFSTPKIYDAKGDLKKRWYVYFSYRNPETGKLQRMKNIYGTAHLYKTKEDRLAVLSKYRIRLLKLLRQGYNPFADNTALFQSKNPGIKVLNAPAPPKPIEEIQPEDKPILPETAPKLEKEEKTEVISQPIAEPKEEGPVPQIEAPNETFEEEEKVMTVKEALNFGMELKGKIVKPATLQGYSYSVNIFIKWIEENRPKIKTIDQVNKKVAMDFLNHILLTSSSRNRNNYRLNLSSIMQLLEDNDIIISNPMKKIPVMKTKPNRNKTYTKEKQEAIFEYLEKYDPILLLYIKFVSYNFLRPIEVNRLKIKDINLKSKTLQFEAKNKVFKTKLIPEILIADLPDLSNMDPEHYLFTPDAIGAEWDASETNRRDNFSKRFKAVKRHFGLDSNYGLYSFRHTFITQLYRALVKNSTPFAAKSALMEITGHTTMDALEKYLRDIDASLPNDYSHLLQKANDQ, from the coding sequence ATGTCCACATTAAATGAAATCCTTACATTTGAACACGAAAGTGAACACAATTTCGCACACGATTTAGAACACAATTTGGCACACAAAACCAATTTTTCCACCCCAAAAATCTACGATGCAAAAGGCGACCTCAAGAAAAGATGGTATGTCTATTTTTCGTATCGCAACCCAGAAACGGGCAAACTCCAAAGAATGAAAAACATTTATGGAACTGCCCACCTCTACAAAACCAAAGAAGACCGACTGGCGGTACTCTCGAAATACAGGATAAGACTTTTGAAACTTTTAAGACAGGGCTACAATCCTTTTGCTGATAACACGGCATTATTTCAGTCGAAAAATCCAGGCATAAAGGTTCTGAATGCTCCTGCTCCACCAAAACCTATTGAAGAAATACAACCAGAGGATAAACCAATCCTTCCTGAAACCGCTCCAAAATTAGAAAAGGAAGAAAAAACTGAGGTAATTTCACAACCTATAGCTGAACCTAAAGAAGAAGGTCCCGTTCCTCAAATTGAAGCTCCGAATGAAACCTTTGAGGAAGAAGAAAAGGTAATGACTGTAAAGGAGGCCCTTAATTTTGGGATGGAACTAAAAGGTAAGATTGTAAAACCTGCCACCTTACAGGGCTACTCCTACTCTGTGAACATTTTCATCAAATGGATTGAGGAAAACCGCCCAAAGATCAAAACCATTGATCAGGTCAACAAAAAAGTGGCTATGGACTTTTTAAACCATATCCTTTTAACATCCAGTTCGAGAAACCGAAACAATTACAGGTTAAATCTTAGCAGCATCATGCAGCTTTTGGAAGACAATGACATCATCATTTCCAATCCGATGAAAAAAATTCCTGTGATGAAAACAAAGCCCAACCGAAACAAGACCTATACCAAAGAAAAGCAGGAAGCTATTTTTGAATATTTGGAGAAATACGATCCTATATTATTATTGTACATAAAATTTGTTTCCTATAACTTTTTAAGGCCTATTGAAGTAAATCGATTAAAGATTAAGGACATCAACCTAAAAAGTAAAACACTTCAATTTGAAGCAAAAAACAAGGTTTTCAAGACCAAATTGATCCCTGAAATTTTGATTGCTGATCTACCAGACCTATCAAACATGGATCCAGAACACTATTTGTTCACACCCGATGCCATTGGGGCTGAATGGGATGCTTCGGAAACCAATAGAAGAGATAATTTCTCCAAGCGCTTTAAGGCTGTAAAAAGACATTTTGGATTGGACAGCAATTATGGACTCTATAGTTTCAGACATACATTTATTACGCAACTCTACAGAGCACTGGTTAAGAATTCTACTCCGTTTGCAGCAAAAAGCGCCTTAATGGAGATTACAGGACATACAACCATGGATGCTTTGGAAAAATATTTAAGGGATATTGATGCTTCCCTACCTAATGACTATTCACACTTGTTACAAAAGGCAAATGACCAATAG